The genomic interval GAAAGGCGTCAATTGTCCCTTGGTCTTCTCCCACATAGGTGATCGTAGGCATGACTTCGTTATTTGGATTCAATAAGGGTCAAAAGGTTGTCAATTCGCAACATCAACTCTTCCGGGTTAAAGGGCTTAATGATATAGTCATTAGCTCCTAACTTCAAGCACTTTATACGTTCTGTACTGCTCTCCTCTCCAGATAGAATAATGATGGGAACAGACTCGAAATAATCACTTCCTCGAACCTTCTCCAAAAATTCAAATCCATTGATTTCTGGCATGTTCAAATCAGCTACGATTAAGTGAGGAATGTTTCCGCTATAGAGCCACTGTAAGGCGCTCTTCCCGTCGTCCATTTCCGTCACTTCGTACTTCTTGTTCAGGAACTGCTCCAGAAGCTTGCGCATTACTGGTTCATCATCGATCACCAAAACGGTTTTACTCATGATTGCTGTTTTAGGCGCTTGTCGTTAAAAATCTGCCCGAATCTGTTCAAAGACAGCCTCGGCCTTGGTGTTAAATTCGCTTACGAGCTCTTTTAAATCTCCCTGAGGATCATTGTCTTTGCCGTTGCGTTCTATTTGACGAACCAAGTCTCTCATGTTCTCAATTCCGAGGAGGTCAATAGAAGGCTTAATTTTGTGCGCTATTTGCCCAACCTGAACATGATCTTCCTGATTCAATGCCTCGTTC from Cryomorphaceae bacterium carries:
- a CDS encoding response regulator; this encodes MSKTVLVIDDEPVMRKLLEQFLNKKYEVTEMDDGKSALQWLYSGNIPHLIVADLNMPEINGFEFLEKVRGSDYFESVPIIILSGEESSTERIKCLKLGANDYIIKPFNPEELMLRIDNLLTLIESK
- a CDS encoding Hpt domain-containing protein, which codes for MDKLYNLDQLKELSGGMEDFVKSMIDTFLEHTPNHVSEMNEALNQEDHVQVGQIAHKIKPSIDLLGIENMRDLVRQIERNGKDNDPQGDLKELVSEFNTKAEAVFEQIRADF